A stretch of Haemophilus influenzae DNA encodes these proteins:
- a CDS encoding sodium-dependent transporter, with protein sequence MVHSAPKAQKRETFSGRRAFILAAIGSAVGLGNIWRFPYTTYENGGGAFIIPYLIALLTAGIPLLFLDYAIGHRHRGGAPLSYRRVSPHFEVFGWWQMMVNVIIGLYYAVVLGWAASYTYFSFTGAWGDKPIDFFIGEFLKMGDIKNGISFEFVGMVTAPLIAMWIVALGVLSMGVQKGIAKVSSVLMPVLVVMFMVLVIYSLFLPGAAKGLDALFTPDWTKLSNPSVWIAAYGQIFFSLSIGFGIMVTYASYLKKESDLTGSGLVVGFANSSFEVLAGIGVFAALGFIATAQGQEVSEVAKGGIGLAFFAFPTIINKAPFGEVLGMLFFGALTFAALTSFISVIEVIISAIQDKIRISRGKVTFIVGVPMMLVSVILFGTTTGLPMLDVFDKFVNYFGIVAVAFASLIAIVANEKLGLLGNHLNETSSFKVGFFWRLCIVLTSGVLAFMLFSEGAKVFSEGYEGYPNWFVNTFGWGMSISLLVVAFFLSRLKWKSETKLTIDETKGE encoded by the coding sequence ATGGTGCACTCAGCTCCAAAAGCACAAAAGCGTGAGACTTTTTCTGGTCGTCGCGCATTTATTCTGGCAGCAATTGGTTCTGCCGTTGGTCTTGGTAATATTTGGCGTTTTCCTTACACCACTTATGAAAACGGTGGTGGCGCATTTATCATCCCTTACCTTATTGCATTATTAACCGCAGGGATTCCTCTTTTATTCCTAGATTATGCCATTGGGCACCGTCATCGTGGTGGTGCGCCACTTTCTTATCGTCGTGTTAGCCCGCACTTTGAAGTGTTTGGCTGGTGGCAAATGATGGTGAATGTCATCATCGGATTATATTACGCTGTAGTGTTAGGCTGGGCAGCAAGCTACACATATTTTTCTTTCACTGGTGCGTGGGGCGATAAACCCATTGATTTCTTCATCGGTGAATTTTTAAAAATGGGCGATATTAAAAACGGTATCAGCTTTGAATTTGTTGGTATGGTAACCGCACCATTAATTGCGATGTGGATTGTTGCCTTAGGCGTGCTTTCTATGGGTGTTCAAAAAGGAATTGCTAAGGTCTCTTCCGTATTAATGCCAGTGCTCGTCGTGATGTTTATGGTGCTTGTGATTTATTCCTTATTCTTACCAGGTGCGGCAAAAGGTTTAGATGCATTATTTACACCAGATTGGACAAAATTATCCAACCCGAGTGTGTGGATTGCCGCCTATGGGCAAATCTTCTTCTCTCTTTCAATCGGCTTTGGGATTATGGTGACTTACGCCTCTTATCTTAAAAAAGAATCCGATTTGACGGGTAGTGGCTTGGTTGTAGGTTTTGCTAACAGTAGCTTTGAAGTGTTAGCAGGTATCGGCGTATTTGCAGCATTAGGTTTTATTGCAACAGCGCAAGGTCAAGAAGTTAGCGAAGTAGCAAAAGGCGGAATTGGTTTAGCATTTTTCGCATTCCCAACCATCATCAACAAAGCTCCATTTGGCGAAGTGCTAGGCATGTTATTCTTTGGTGCATTAACCTTTGCCGCATTGACTTCATTCATCTCAGTTATCGAAGTAATTATTTCCGCAATTCAAGATAAAATTCGTATTAGCCGTGGAAAAGTGACATTCATCGTGGGTGTACCAATGATGCTAGTTTCTGTCATCTTATTCGGTACAACAACTGGCTTACCGATGTTAGATGTGTTCGATAAATTTGTGAACTATTTCGGTATTGTTGCCGTAGCATTTGCGTCTTTAATTGCGATTGTAGCAAATGAAAAACTCGGTTTATTGGGTAATCACTTAAATGAAACGTCATCTTTCAAAGTGGGTTTCTTCTGGCGTTTATGCATTGTATTAACGAGTGGTGTTTTAGCATTTATGCTTTTCAGCGAAGGGGCAAAAGTCTTCTCTGAAGGTTACGAAGGCTATCCAAACTGGTTTGTAAATACCTTTGGTTGGGGAATGTCGATTAGCTTACTTGTCGTGGCATTTTTCCTTTCTCGCTTAAAATGGAAAAGCGAAACCAAATTAACGATTGATGAAACTAAAGGAGAATAA
- a CDS encoding methionine/alanine import family NSS transporter small subunit has translation MTTGAIIMMIIALTLLWGGLIYASLRLPKEN, from the coding sequence ATGACTACTGGCGCAATTATTATGATGATCATAGCCCTTACTTTATTGTGGGGAGGATTAATTTACGCGTCGCTTCGCTTACCGAAAGAAAACTAA
- the dnaE gene encoding DNA polymerase III subunit alpha, protein MSFQPRFVHLRTHTDFSMIDSIVKVKPLVKACAANEMVAMGLTDFTNFCGVVSFYSEMLSSGMKPIIGADVKVKSPLCGDEYFDLTLLAKNNEGYRNITLLLSKAYQRGYNDLPYIDQDWLIEHRDGVIILSGGTQGDVGKKLLKENVAEIESAVAFYQEFFADHFYLALSRTGRPNEERYIQAALKLAERCDLPLVATNDVMFLNAEDFEAHEIRVAIHDGYTLDDPKRPKCYTSQQYFRSEEDMCKLFADIPSALENTLLIAQRCSVTLRLGQYFLPQFPTGDLSTEDFLVQKSKEGLEERLVFLFPDEKVRLEKRPKYDERLQVELDVINQMGFPGYFLIVMEFIQWSKDNDIPVGPGRGSGAGSLVAYALKITDLDPLEFDLLFERFLNPERVSMPDFDVDFCMDGRDRVIEHVAETYGRGAVSQIITFGTMAAKAVIRDVGRVLGHPYGFVDRISKLIPPDPGMTLAKAFETEPQLQTAYDSDEEVRALINMARKLEGVTRNAGKHAGGVVISPTLITDFAPLYCDNEGLHPVTHFDKNDVEYAGLVKFDFLGLRTLTIIKWALDIINVRMVREGKPRVDIAAIPLDDPESFELLKRSETTAVFQLESRGMKDLIKRLQPDCFEDIIALVALFRPGPLQSGMVDNFIDRKHGREEVSYPDAEYQHASLKPILEPTYGIILYQEQVMQIAQVLAGYTLGGADLLRRAMGKKKPEEMAKQRLVFKEGAEKNGVDGELSMKIFDLVEKFAGYGFNKSHSAAYALVSYQTLWLKTHFPAEFMAAVMTSEMDNTDKIVGLYDECLRMGLKVTPPDINIGKHHFSVNEQGEIVYGIGAIKGVGEGPIEALVAARNEGGIFKDLFDLCARVDLKKINRRTFESLIMSGAFDKLGPHRAALSKNLEDALRASDQHAKDEAMGQTDMFGVLTETHEDVENAYANTPPYTEKQILDGERETLGLYLSSHPVSRYLKELSHYTSTRLKDLAPNRRGQISTVAGLVVASRIAMTKKGNRLGIATLDDRSGRLDLTLFGESLEQFGEKLQKDTVIVASGQVSFDDFSGGLKMTVRELMTLDEARSRYVKSLAISLSEHQITPSFIKQFKALLEPVSGGTLPINVYYQSPKGRALLRLGVQWSIIPTDEILTELVNLLGESAVELEFE, encoded by the coding sequence ATGTCATTCCAACCTCGCTTCGTCCATCTTCGCACACACACAGATTTTTCGATGATTGACAGTATCGTCAAAGTAAAACCTCTTGTGAAAGCTTGTGCTGCCAATGAAATGGTTGCTATGGGATTAACGGATTTTACTAATTTTTGTGGTGTGGTTAGTTTTTATAGCGAAATGCTTTCTTCGGGTATGAAGCCCATTATCGGGGCAGATGTAAAAGTAAAAAGCCCATTATGTGGCGATGAATACTTTGATCTTACTTTGCTGGCTAAAAATAATGAAGGCTATAGAAATATTACTTTATTGTTATCAAAGGCTTATCAACGCGGTTATAACGATTTACCTTATATTGATCAAGATTGGTTAATTGAACATCGCGACGGCGTGATTATTTTATCAGGGGGAACGCAAGGCGATGTGGGTAAAAAATTGTTGAAAGAAAACGTAGCCGAAATTGAAAGTGCGGTCGCTTTTTACCAAGAATTTTTTGCCGATCATTTTTATTTAGCATTAAGTCGTACAGGTCGCCCAAATGAAGAACGTTACATTCAAGCAGCATTGAAATTAGCAGAACGTTGTGATTTACCATTGGTCGCAACTAATGATGTGATGTTTTTGAATGCAGAGGATTTTGAAGCCCACGAAATTCGCGTAGCGATTCACGATGGCTATACTTTAGACGATCCTAAACGTCCGAAATGTTATACCTCACAGCAATATTTTCGTAGTGAAGAAGATATGTGTAAGCTGTTTGCAGACATTCCTTCCGCTCTCGAAAATACCTTATTAATTGCGCAACGTTGTAGTGTGACTTTGCGCCTTGGTCAATATTTCTTACCTCAATTTCCAACTGGCGATTTAAGTACAGAAGATTTCTTAGTGCAAAAATCCAAAGAGGGCTTGGAAGAACGTTTAGTTTTTTTATTCCCTGATGAAAAAGTGCGGTTAGAAAAACGACCAAAATATGATGAACGCTTGCAAGTTGAGCTAGATGTAATTAACCAAATGGGGTTCCCAGGTTATTTCTTGATCGTAATGGAATTTATTCAATGGTCTAAGGATAACGATATTCCAGTAGGGCCAGGTCGTGGTTCTGGTGCGGGTTCATTAGTGGCTTATGCATTAAAAATCACTGATTTAGATCCGTTAGAGTTTGATTTGCTATTTGAACGTTTCTTAAATCCAGAACGTGTGTCTATGCCCGATTTCGACGTGGATTTCTGTATGGATGGTCGCGATCGCGTGATTGAGCACGTTGCAGAAACCTATGGTCGTGGCGCGGTATCACAAATTATTACCTTTGGCACAATGGCGGCGAAAGCGGTTATTCGAGATGTAGGGCGAGTGCTGGGGCATCCTTATGGTTTCGTTGATCGTATTTCTAAATTGATTCCGCCAGATCCAGGTATGACGCTTGCCAAAGCGTTTGAGACCGAGCCGCAATTACAGACTGCCTACGATAGCGATGAAGAAGTGCGAGCATTGATTAACATGGCGCGCAAGCTGGAAGGTGTGACACGTAATGCAGGTAAACATGCAGGTGGCGTGGTCATTTCGCCAACCTTAATTACTGATTTCGCACCACTCTATTGTGATAATGAAGGCTTACATCCGGTTACTCACTTTGATAAAAATGATGTGGAATATGCAGGGCTTGTGAAATTTGACTTCCTAGGCTTGCGTACTCTCACTATCATTAAATGGGCATTGGATATAATTAATGTTCGTATGGTGCGTGAAGGCAAGCCTCGAGTAGATATTGCCGCCATTCCACTTGATGATCCTGAATCTTTTGAATTACTTAAACGTTCCGAAACCACCGCTGTGTTCCAGTTGGAATCACGAGGTATGAAAGATTTGATCAAACGCCTGCAACCTGACTGTTTTGAAGATATTATCGCATTGGTAGCATTGTTCCGTCCGGGTCCGTTACAATCGGGTATGGTAGATAACTTTATCGACCGTAAACACGGGAGAGAAGAAGTATCTTACCCTGACGCAGAATATCAACATGCAAGTTTGAAACCTATTCTTGAGCCGACTTACGGCATTATTTTGTATCAAGAACAAGTGATGCAAATTGCGCAGGTGTTGGCTGGCTATACGCTGGGTGGGGCTGACTTATTGCGTCGAGCAATGGGTAAAAAGAAACCAGAAGAAATGGCAAAACAGCGTTTAGTGTTTAAAGAGGGGGCTGAGAAAAACGGTGTTGATGGCGAGCTATCTATGAAGATTTTCGACTTGGTGGAAAAATTTGCTGGCTATGGTTTTAATAAATCTCACTCCGCTGCTTATGCCTTGGTGTCTTACCAAACTCTTTGGCTTAAAACTCATTTCCCTGCAGAATTTATGGCTGCAGTGATGACATCTGAAATGGATAATACGGATAAAATCGTAGGTTTGTACGACGAATGTTTGCGTATGGGCTTAAAAGTGACGCCACCAGATATTAATATCGGAAAACACCATTTTAGTGTCAATGAACAAGGCGAAATTGTGTATGGGATTGGCGCGATTAAAGGCGTGGGGGAAGGCCCGATTGAAGCACTTGTGGCGGCAAGAAATGAAGGGGGGATTTTCAAAGATTTATTCGATTTATGCGCTCGTGTAGATTTGAAAAAAATTAACCGCCGTACTTTTGAAAGCCTAATTATGTCGGGTGCCTTTGATAAATTAGGCCCACATCGCGCCGCACTTTCTAAGAATTTGGAAGATGCACTTAGAGCTTCCGATCAGCATGCGAAAGATGAAGCAATGGGACAAACGGATATGTTCGGTGTGCTGACTGAAACCCATGAAGACGTGGAAAATGCCTATGCTAATACACCACCTTACACTGAAAAACAAATCCTTGATGGCGAACGAGAAACCTTGGGGCTTTATTTAAGTAGCCATCCTGTTAGCCGTTATTTGAAAGAACTTTCTCATTACACATCAACGCGGTTGAAAGATCTCGCACCAAATCGCCGTGGACAAATTAGCACTGTGGCGGGGCTAGTCGTGGCATCGAGAATTGCGATGACGAAAAAAGGCAATCGTCTAGGTATTGCAACATTGGACGATCGTTCAGGTCGCTTAGATTTAACATTATTTGGTGAAAGCCTAGAACAATTTGGTGAGAAATTACAAAAAGATACAGTGATTGTTGCTTCAGGGCAGGTGAGCTTTGATGATTTCTCTGGTGGCTTGAAAATGACGGTGCGCGAGTTAATGACCTTAGATGAGGCACGTTCTCGTTATGTCAAATCCTTGGCTATTAGTCTTTCTGAGCATCAAATTACACCAAGTTTCATTAAACAATTTAAAGCATTACTTGAGCCAGTGAGTGGTGGAACATTGCCTATTAACGTGTATTATCAAAGTCCGAAAGGTCGTGCGTTGTTACGTTTAGGCGTGCAATGGTCGATCATTCCAACAGATGAAATTCTGACGGAATTGGTGAATTTACTCGGCGAAAGTGCGGTGGAATTAGAGTTTGAATAA
- a CDS encoding ACT domain-containing protein, which produces MTGAQLIMACLKAHHVTTLFGYPGGAIMPTYDALYDAGLDHLLCRNEQGTAMAAIGYARSTGKVGVCIAASGSGATNLVIGLGDAMMDSIPVVTIEPWREQIRNFKAKLDFTYVENQGNRPIDPWALLNSLSNRKPNNAIICTDVGQHQMWSVQHILRVARHCGFTVTTMEMTLIETQVRLKITVKSDRTLDLLVNQLVKLPDVLMVN; this is translated from the coding sequence ATGACAGGTGCACAACTTATCATGGCGTGCTTGAAAGCACATCATGTCACGACTCTTTTCGGCTATCCCGGTGGCGCAATTATGCCAACCTACGATGCCCTTTATGACGCAGGCTTAGATCACTTACTTTGTCGTAATGAACAAGGGACTGCAATGGCTGCGATTGGCTATGCTCGCTCCACGGGAAAAGTGGGCGTCTGTATTGCAGCATCAGGCTCTGGTGCCACTAATTTAGTTATTGGATTAGGCGATGCCATGATGGACTCCATTCCAGTTGTCACTATTGAACCTTGGCGTGAACAAATCAGAAATTTCAAAGCAAAATTAGATTTCACTTATGTTGAAAATCAAGGCAATCGCCCGATTGATCCTTGGGCATTACTCAACAGCCTATCTAATCGCAAACCAAATAATGCGATAATTTGTACTGATGTGGGTCAGCATCAAATGTGGTCAGTGCAACACATTTTACGCGTAGCACGTCACTGCGGATTTACCGTTACAACAATGGAAATGACACTCATTGAAACCCAAGTGCGGTTAAAAATCACTGTAAAATCTGACCGCACTTTAGATCTATTAGTGAATCAGTTGGTTAAGCTGCCGGATGTTTTAATGGTTAATTAA
- the ilvD gene encoding dihydroxy-acid dehydratase, producing the protein MPKLRSATSTQGRNMAGARALWRATGMKENDFGKPIIAVVNSFTQFVPGHVHLKDMGQLVAAEIEKAGGVAKEFNTIAVDDGIAMGHGGMLYSLPSRDLIADSVEYMVNAHCADAMVCISNCDKITPGMLMAAMRLNIPTIFVSGGPMEAGKTKLSDQLIRLDLVDAMIEAADPNVSDERIDAIERSACPTCGSCSGMFTANSMNCLTEALGLSLPGNGSMLATHADRKELFLKAGRQIVELCKRYYEQDDASVLPRSIGTFDAFENAMSLDIAMGGSSNTVLHLLAAAQEAGVDFKMEDIDRLSRKVPCLSRIAPNTNKYHMEDVHRAGGIMGLLGELDRAGLIHKNTHTVLGMSMGEQLDQYDIIRNQDEELHKFFRAGPAGIRTTQAFSQDCRWDTVDNDRVNGCIRNKENAISQEGGLAVLFGNLAEDGCIVKTAGVDESIWKFTGTAIVFESQEDAVAGILGGKVKEGHVVVIRYEGPKGGPGMQEMLYPTSYLKSMGLGKKCALLTDGRFSGGTSGLSIGHASPEAASGGAIGLVRDGDIINIDIPNRAINLEISNDELAARRAEQDQKGWQPANREREVSFALKVFGHFATSADKGAVRDKTLLK; encoded by the coding sequence ATGCCCAAACTACGTTCAGCGACCAGCACACAAGGTCGTAATATGGCAGGCGCACGTGCCTTATGGCGTGCAACAGGAATGAAGGAAAATGACTTTGGTAAACCGATTATTGCGGTGGTGAACTCTTTCACGCAATTCGTACCAGGGCATGTGCATTTAAAAGATATGGGACAGCTTGTTGCCGCAGAAATTGAAAAAGCGGGCGGCGTAGCAAAAGAATTTAACACCATTGCGGTGGATGATGGTATCGCGATGGGACACGGTGGGATGCTTTATTCCTTACCAAGCCGTGATTTAATCGCTGATAGCGTGGAATATATGGTCAATGCGCACTGTGCTGATGCGATGGTGTGTATTTCCAACTGTGACAAAATCACTCCAGGAATGTTAATGGCGGCAATGCGTTTAAATATTCCAACTATCTTCGTTTCAGGCGGCCCGATGGAAGCAGGTAAAACTAAACTTTCTGATCAATTAATCCGCTTAGATTTAGTAGATGCGATGATTGAGGCAGCCGATCCAAATGTAAGCGATGAGCGTATTGATGCGATTGAGCGTAGCGCTTGCCCAACTTGTGGTTCTTGCTCTGGCATGTTTACCGCTAACTCAATGAACTGCTTAACTGAAGCCTTAGGTTTATCTTTACCTGGTAATGGTTCTATGTTAGCCACTCACGCAGACCGCAAAGAATTATTCTTAAAAGCAGGTCGTCAAATTGTCGAGCTTTGCAAACGCTATTATGAACAAGATGATGCAAGCGTATTGCCTCGTTCAATCGGTACTTTTGATGCCTTTGAAAATGCAATGAGCCTCGATATCGCAATGGGTGGTTCAAGTAACACTGTTTTACACTTATTAGCGGCAGCACAAGAAGCAGGCGTGGATTTTAAAATGGAAGATATTGACCGTTTATCGCGCAAAGTGCCTTGTTTAAGCAGAATTGCACCAAACACCAATAAATATCATATGGAAGACGTACACCGTGCAGGCGGTATTATGGGATTGTTGGGTGAATTAGATCGCGCTGGATTAATTCATAAAAATACACACACCGTGCTTGGAATGAGCATGGGAGAGCAACTAGACCAATACGATATTATTCGCAATCAAGATGAAGAATTACATAAATTCTTCCGTGCAGGCCCTGCAGGTATCCGCACAACTCAAGCATTCTCACAAGATTGCCGCTGGGATACCGTTGATAATGATCGTGTAAACGGTTGTATTCGCAATAAAGAAAATGCGATTTCACAAGAAGGTGGCTTAGCCGTATTATTCGGTAATCTCGCTGAAGACGGATGTATCGTTAAAACCGCTGGTGTAGATGAATCTATTTGGAAATTCACTGGCACAGCAATCGTATTTGAAAGCCAAGAAGATGCGGTTGCAGGCATTTTAGGTGGCAAAGTCAAAGAAGGTCATGTTGTTGTTATCCGTTACGAAGGGCCTAAAGGCGGACCAGGTATGCAAGAAATGTTATACCCAACCAGTTACTTAAAATCGATGGGCTTGGGCAAAAAATGCGCTTTATTAACGGATGGTCGCTTCTCTGGCGGTACATCAGGCTTGTCTATTGGACATGCTTCACCAGAAGCTGCTTCTGGCGGTGCAATCGGCTTAGTACGCGATGGCGATATTATCAACATTGATATTCCAAATCGTGCAATTAACTTAGAAATCAGTAATGATGAACTCGCAGCACGCAGAGCCGAACAAGATCAAAAAGGTTGGCAGCCAGCTAACCGTGAACGTGAAGTATCTTTCGCTTTAAAAGTATTCGGTCACTTTGCGACCTCAGCGGACAAAGGTGCGGTACGCGATAAAACATTATTAAAATAA
- the ilvA gene encoding threonine ammonia-lyase, biosynthetic encodes MKNLLTNPQPSQSDYINAIVKLGSRVYEAAQVTPLQKMGKLSERLHNNIWIKREDRQPVNSFKLRGAYAMISSLSEEQKAAGVIAASAGNHAQGVALSAKQLGLKALIVMPQNTPSIKVDAVRGFGGEVLLHGANFDEAKAKAIELSKEKNMTFIPPFDHPLVIAGQGTLAMEMLQQVADLDYVFVQVGGGGLAAGVAILLKQFMPEIKIIGVESKDSACLKAALDKGEPTDLTHVGLFADGVAVKRIGDETFRLCQQYLDDMVLVDSDEVCAAMKDLFENVRAVAEPSGALGLAGLKKYAKQNHIEGKNMAAILSGANLNFHTLRYVSERCEIGENREALLAVTMPEQPGSFLKFAYVLGNRAVTEFSYRYADDKRACVFVGVRTTNEQEKADIIADLTKNGFDVEDMSDDDIAKTHVRYLMGGRASNDNERLYTFEFPEQKGALLKFLETLQNRWNISLFHYRAHGADYGNILAGFQIEEREQAEFEQALAQLNYVFEDVTESKSYRYFLR; translated from the coding sequence ATGAAAAATCTACTCACCAATCCTCAACCCTCTCAATCAGATTATATCAATGCCATTGTTAAACTTGGTTCGCGCGTATATGAAGCTGCACAAGTGACCCCTTTACAAAAAATGGGAAAACTTTCTGAACGACTGCACAATAATATCTGGATTAAACGAGAAGACCGTCAGCCAGTAAATAGCTTTAAACTACGCGGTGCTTACGCAATGATTTCTAGCCTTTCAGAGGAACAAAAAGCAGCAGGCGTAATAGCGGCATCTGCAGGTAACCATGCACAAGGCGTGGCATTATCAGCGAAACAATTAGGCTTAAAAGCATTAATTGTTATGCCACAAAACACCCCAAGCATTAAAGTGGATGCAGTGCGTGGTTTTGGTGGTGAGGTGTTGTTGCACGGTGCTAATTTCGATGAAGCCAAAGCAAAAGCCATCGAGCTTTCAAAAGAAAAAAATATGACATTTATTCCACCATTCGATCATCCATTGGTAATCGCTGGACAAGGCACGTTAGCGATGGAAATGCTACAACAAGTGGCAGATTTGGATTATGTGTTTGTACAAGTCGGTGGTGGTGGCTTAGCTGCGGGTGTGGCAATTTTGCTTAAGCAATTTATGCCAGAAATTAAAATCATCGGTGTAGAATCAAAGGATTCTGCATGCTTAAAAGCCGCTCTCGATAAAGGCGAACCAACAGATTTAACCCATGTTGGATTATTTGCCGATGGCGTTGCCGTAAAACGCATTGGCGACGAAACATTCCGCCTATGCCAACAATATCTTGATGATATGGTATTGGTCGATAGTGACGAAGTATGCGCAGCAATGAAAGATTTGTTTGAGAACGTTCGTGCTGTTGCAGAACCATCAGGTGCATTAGGTTTGGCTGGTTTGAAAAAATATGCGAAACAAAACCATATTGAAGGCAAAAATATGGCGGCAATTTTGTCTGGCGCGAACTTGAATTTCCACACATTACGTTATGTATCTGAACGTTGTGAAATTGGTGAAAATCGAGAGGCTTTATTAGCCGTGACCATGCCTGAACAACCAGGTAGTTTCTTAAAATTTGCTTATGTATTAGGTAACAGAGCTGTAACCGAATTCAGTTATCGTTATGCAGATGATAAACGTGCTTGCGTGTTTGTTGGGGTAAGAACGACAAATGAGCAAGAAAAAGCAGATATTATTGCAGACCTCACGAAAAATGGTTTTGATGTTGAGGATATGTCTGATGATGATATTGCGAAAACGCATGTTCGCTATTTAATGGGTGGTCGAGCATCAAATGATAACGAACGTTTATATACCTTCGAATTCCCAGAGCAAAAAGGTGCCTTATTAAAATTCTTGGAAACCTTGCAAAATCGTTGGAATATTTCATTATTTCACTATCGTGCCCACGGTGCGGACTATGGAAATATCCTTGCTGGGTTCCAAATTGAAGAACGCGAACAAGCAGAATTTGAACAGGCACTTGCCCAACTCAATTATGTTTTTGAAGATGTAACAGAAAGCAAATCTTATCGTTATTTCTTACGTTAA
- a CDS encoding 1-acylglycerol-3-phosphate O-acyltransferase, whose amino-acid sequence MLKLLRIFLVLICCILICVLGTIYSFIRFKNPSNVGIVARWFGRLYPLFGLKVEHRIPQDQKQISRAIYIGNHQNNYDMVTISYMVQPRTVSVGKKSLIWIPFFGILYWVTGNIFLDRENRTKAHNTMSQLARRINEDNLSIWMFPEGTRNRGRGLLPFKTGAFHAAISAGVPIIPVVCSSTHNKINLNRWDNGKVICEIMDPIDVSGYTKDNVRDLAAYCHDLMEKRIAELDEEIAKGN is encoded by the coding sequence ATGTTAAAACTACTTCGAATTTTCCTCGTATTAATCTGCTGTATTCTAATTTGTGTACTGGGTACGATTTATTCTTTTATCCGCTTTAAAAATCCAAGCAACGTAGGCATTGTTGCTCGTTGGTTTGGACGCTTATATCCACTTTTTGGCTTAAAGGTAGAACATCGTATTCCTCAAGATCAGAAGCAAATTAGCCGCGCCATTTATATCGGTAATCATCAAAATAATTATGATATGGTAACAATCTCTTATATGGTGCAACCTCGCACAGTAAGTGTGGGTAAAAAAAGCTTAATTTGGATACCCTTCTTCGGCATTTTATATTGGGTAACGGGTAATATTTTCTTGGATAGAGAAAACCGCACAAAAGCGCATAATACGATGTCACAGCTTGCACGACGAATTAATGAAGATAATTTATCAATTTGGATGTTCCCAGAAGGCACTCGCAATCGCGGTCGCGGTTTATTACCCTTTAAAACGGGTGCATTCCATGCGGCGATTTCAGCAGGTGTACCAATTATTCCAGTGGTGTGTTCAAGCACGCATAACAAAATTAATTTAAATCGTTGGGATAATGGCAAAGTGATTTGCGAAATAATGGATCCAATCGATGTTTCAGGCTATACCAAAGACAATGTTCGCGATCTTGCGGCTTATTGTCATGATCTAATGGAAAAACGCATTGCCGAACTTGATGAAGAGATAGCAAAAGGAAACTAA
- the lpxH gene encoding UDP-2,3-diacylglucosamine diphosphatase, whose amino-acid sequence MKHSYFISDLHLSETQPELTALFVDFMQNLAPQAERLYILGDLFDFWIGDDEQSALIQQVKDLIKSVSNQGVQCYFQHGNRDFLIGERFAKDTGVQLLPDYQLITLYDKKILLCHGDTLCIDDEAYQQFRRRVHQKWLQRLFLCLPLKVRVIIAEKIRAKSNQDKQAKSQEIMDVNQAFTAEKVQEFDVNLLIHGHTHREAIHQQEEFTRIVLGDWRKNYASILKMDESGEFGFIKD is encoded by the coding sequence ATGAAACATAGCTATTTTATTTCTGATTTGCATTTAAGCGAAACTCAGCCAGAATTGACCGCACTTTTTGTCGATTTTATGCAGAATCTTGCCCCACAGGCTGAACGGCTTTACATTTTAGGTGATCTTTTTGATTTTTGGATTGGTGATGATGAGCAATCTGCATTGATTCAACAAGTTAAAGATTTAATTAAGTCTGTAAGTAATCAAGGTGTGCAATGTTATTTTCAGCACGGTAACCGTGATTTCTTAATTGGTGAACGTTTTGCGAAAGATACAGGTGTTCAGCTTTTACCTGATTATCAATTAATCACACTTTATGATAAAAAAATCTTACTTTGTCATGGCGATACGCTTTGTATTGATGATGAGGCTTACCAACAATTTCGCCGTAGAGTGCATCAAAAATGGCTGCAACGTTTGTTTTTGTGCTTGCCATTAAAAGTGCGGGTGATAATTGCGGAGAAAATTCGAGCAAAGAGCAATCAAGATAAACAAGCGAAATCACAGGAAATTATGGATGTAAACCAAGCCTTCACGGCAGAAAAAGTACAAGAGTTTGATGTAAATTTATTAATTCACGGACACACACACCGTGAGGCGATTCATCAACAAGAAGAATTTACCCGAATTGTATTAGGGGATTGGCGAAAAAATTACGCATCAATTTTAAAAATGGATGAAAGCGGAGAATTTGGTTTTATTAAAGATTAG